The following proteins come from a genomic window of Candidatus Saccharibacteria bacterium oral taxon 488:
- a CDS encoding S41 family peptidase — MTEQRRVGRRARLFLGGLLIAIVSFVAGTRSDLIMAQVGSLFGLRTATGSLDVSTVQRVYRELKAHYDGTLDEQALTRGAARGMVAATGDPHTAYMDPDEAKEFEKSLSGNIGGGIGAEIAKRHNVPTIIRPLKNSPAEKAGIKAGDVIVKVNDTVVTDMPVDQVVQRIRGDVGTTVKLVLSRGGERKDVTVTREKVVAPAAEWKIDGEIGILTVSRFNDDTGKQARQAAEEFRSAGVRKVILDLRGNPGGTVAAAQALAGLWLNNQVVMTQRRGEQVVSTEKSTGQPLLGDIKTVVLINGGSASASEIVAGALKDYGRATLVGEKTYGKGSVQRPIDLADGSVLKVTEARWYTPHGKNIDKSGIEPDVKVEMTTGAADNGRDPQLEKAKSV, encoded by the coding sequence ATGACAGAGCAACGGAGGGTAGGAAGGCGGGCTCGCTTGTTTTTGGGCGGGCTGCTGATTGCGATTGTGAGTTTTGTGGCCGGAACGCGGTCGGATTTAATTATGGCGCAGGTCGGGTCGCTGTTTGGCCTCAGGACAGCGACGGGGTCGCTGGATGTATCAACGGTGCAGCGCGTGTACCGTGAGCTAAAGGCTCATTATGACGGTACGTTGGATGAGCAAGCACTTACGCGTGGGGCGGCGCGCGGTATGGTGGCAGCGACGGGCGATCCGCACACGGCGTACATGGATCCGGATGAGGCCAAGGAGTTTGAAAAGAGCTTGTCGGGCAATATTGGTGGCGGTATCGGGGCGGAAATTGCCAAGCGGCATAACGTGCCGACGATTATCCGGCCGCTCAAAAATAGCCCAGCCGAAAAGGCGGGCATCAAAGCTGGCGATGTCATCGTCAAGGTCAATGACACGGTGGTGACTGATATGCCGGTTGATCAAGTGGTGCAGCGCATTCGTGGCGATGTTGGCACGACGGTCAAGTTGGTGCTGTCGCGTGGCGGCGAGCGTAAAGATGTGACGGTGACGCGCGAGAAAGTCGTTGCGCCGGCTGCTGAGTGGAAGATTGATGGTGAGATTGGTATTTTGACAGTGAGCCGTTTCAATGATGACACCGGCAAGCAGGCGCGCCAAGCCGCCGAGGAGTTTCGCTCGGCAGGTGTTAGGAAAGTCATCCTCGACCTCAGGGGAAATCCTGGTGGTACGGTGGCGGCCGCGCAGGCGTTAGCAGGGCTGTGGCTGAATAATCAGGTGGTGATGACGCAGCGGCGCGGCGAGCAGGTTGTCTCGACGGAGAAATCGACCGGCCAGCCACTCCTCGGTGATATCAAGACGGTTGTGTTGATTAACGGTGGTAGTGCCAGCGCCAGCGAGATCGTGGCGGGGGCGCTCAAGGATTACGGCAGGGCGACGCTGGTTGGTGAAAAAACCTATGGTAAGGGCAGTGTGCAGCGGCCGATTGATCTGGCGGACGGCTCGGTTCTAAAAGTGACCGAGGCGCGCTGGTATACGCCGCATGGCAAGAATATTGATAAGTCGGGTATCGAGCCGGATGTCAAGGTCGAGATGACGACGGGGGCGGCGGATAATGGGCGTGACCCACAGTTAGAGAAAGCAAAGAGTGTCTAG
- a CDS encoding response regulator: protein MQHRKKILLVEDDTALAAVYRSRLELEGFEIREVHNGEDALSATVAFRPDLIVLDAMMPKISGFDVLDILRNTPETTNVRVIMLTALSQQKDRERAEALGVDEYLVKSQVVIGDVVARVKHHLGVS from the coding sequence ATGCAACACAGGAAAAAAATACTATTAGTTGAAGATGACACGGCACTGGCGGCAGTCTATCGGTCGCGGTTGGAGCTGGAGGGCTTTGAGATTCGTGAGGTGCATAATGGCGAGGACGCACTGTCGGCAACGGTGGCGTTTCGGCCAGATCTGATCGTGCTGGATGCTATGATGCCGAAAATTAGCGGCTTTGACGTACTTGATATCCTGCGCAATACGCCAGAAACGACCAATGTGCGAGTGATCATGCTGACGGCGCTGAGCCAGCAAAAAGACCGAGAGCGAGCAGAGGCGCTGGGCGTAGATGAATATCTCGTCAAGTCACAGGTGGTGATCGGCGACGTGGTAGCGCGAGTAAAGCATCATTTGGGCGTGTCGTAG
- a CDS encoding 50S ribosomal protein L27 yields MSKVKAGGSSKNIHNNPGQRLGVKRFGGQKVNAGEVLVRQTGATKVAGKGAYMSRNYTIHAAKSGVVTFKRVKKTKFTGKTERRTQVCVG; encoded by the coding sequence ATGTCAAAAGTCAAAGCTGGTGGCTCAAGTAAAAACATCCACAACAACCCTGGCCAACGCCTCGGCGTCAAGCGTTTCGGCGGCCAAAAAGTTAACGCCGGCGAAGTACTCGTCCGCCAAACAGGCGCTACCAAGGTCGCCGGTAAGGGCGCATACATGAGCCGCAACTACACCATCCACGCTGCTAAGTCCGGCGTCGTTACCTTTAAGCGAGTCAAGAAAACCAAGTTCACCGGCAAAACCGAGCGACGAACCCAAGTTTGCGTTGGCTAG
- a CDS encoding methyltransferase domain-containing protein produces the protein MISTSTASVTILMIVRGDFNASKSCRIPFDTISSIISRGFCYNQTMYIALLGRQPEISLAELAAVFGADYINRISQQFAEVQTSQFDITTLGGTIKCAKVITELPASRTDKASLLAASRFITQHYQAKWAHSPHKITLGLSAYNLNVSARDAQKTGLILKSSLKKSGTSLRLIPNDQPALSTATAHNNKLGGSPHKVELLLVKTTDRRLIIAESRGVQNITVYTRRDRHRPKRDAFVGMLPPKLAQIMLNLALGAGSLTRQRPHDNSVTRSASSLSDKSMVLRTALPDAFDLEETTGSRAAVTILDPFCGTGTVLQEALLAGYDVVGTDLSQKMVDYTAENLSWLQSTFTTPSHPIGRVIDIHQADATTHHWPDSQHLTAVVCETYLGQPFSAPPAPQKLAEVVGNCNHIITGFLTNIRPQLAPNTPLCIAVPAWYDASGRATHLPLIKNLQKLGYHQLNHIPLIYRRPDQVVARELLILLTSRAPDV, from the coding sequence ATGATCAGTACCAGCACCGCCAGCGTCACGATACTCATGATCGTCCGCGGTGACTTTAATGCCTCCAAAAGTTGCCGTATCCCTTTTGATACCATATCGTCAATTATATCACGCGGTTTTTGCTATAATCAAACCATGTATATCGCCCTGCTTGGCCGCCAGCCAGAGATCTCGCTCGCCGAACTTGCGGCGGTGTTTGGCGCAGACTACATCAATCGCATCAGCCAGCAGTTTGCCGAAGTTCAAACGTCTCAATTTGACATTACTACCTTAGGCGGCACCATCAAATGTGCTAAAGTGATCACCGAGCTGCCAGCCAGTCGCACTGACAAGGCCTCACTCCTCGCTGCCTCGCGCTTCATCACCCAGCATTATCAAGCCAAATGGGCGCATTCGCCGCATAAAATCACCCTCGGCCTCAGCGCTTATAATCTAAATGTCAGCGCCCGCGACGCCCAAAAAACCGGCCTCATCCTCAAATCATCCCTGAAAAAATCTGGCACCAGCCTCCGTCTCATCCCGAACGACCAGCCCGCCCTCTCCACCGCCACCGCGCACAATAACAAGCTTGGCGGATCACCCCATAAAGTCGAGCTACTCCTCGTCAAGACAACCGACCGCCGCCTGATCATTGCCGAGAGCCGCGGCGTCCAAAACATCACCGTCTACACCCGCCGCGACCGCCACCGTCCCAAGCGCGACGCCTTCGTCGGCATGCTGCCGCCTAAACTGGCGCAGATTATGCTGAATTTAGCACTGGGCGCTGGATCGCTGACTCGTCAAAGACCACACGACAATTCTGTGACAAGGTCGGCTTCCAGCCTCTCTGACAAGTCGATGGTTCTGCGGACGGCGTTGCCGGATGCATTCGACTTGGAGGAGACGACTGGAAGCCGAGCTGCTGTAACAATCCTCGACCCCTTCTGCGGCACCGGCACCGTCCTGCAAGAAGCGTTGCTCGCTGGTTACGACGTCGTCGGCACCGACCTCAGCCAGAAAATGGTTGACTACACCGCCGAGAATCTGTCGTGGCTACAATCGACCTTCACCACGCCCAGCCACCCTATTGGCCGCGTTATTGACATTCATCAAGCCGATGCCACCACACACCACTGGCCAGATAGCCAGCACCTCACTGCCGTCGTCTGCGAAACCTACCTCGGTCAGCCCTTTTCCGCACCGCCCGCACCCCAAAAATTAGCAGAGGTTGTCGGCAACTGTAATCACATTATCACTGGCTTCCTCACTAATATCCGTCCGCAGCTAGCTCCAAACACGCCGTTATGCATCGCCGTGCCAGCGTGGTACGACGCATCCGGCCGGGCCACTCATCTGCCGCTAATAAAAAACCTCCAAAAACTTGGCTATCACCAACTCAACCACATCCCGCTCATCTATCGCCGCCCCGACCAGGTCGTCGCCCGCGAGCTACTGATCTTGCTGACTAGCCGAGCACCGGACGTTTAA
- a CDS encoding flippase-like domain-containing protein, protein MVSKGIRQLLEALKSPRTIMSIVTLAVLVLIIFLSRAELMRAWELLGRANIWLLMLLLPFQIIVYFAGGEMIFAYLRDKKLIGHISRFEQTRIALELNLVNHIFPSGGVSGISYTTWRMHKLGVSSARSTFAQVIRYVTGFLSLMVLLIAAVLILSIDGQVNRYIVTSSFFLVLVVLALTFGLIFMFSSRKRMHNTAVRVSRLINAVVRWATLGKIKRLLVSTKIEAFFAEMHDDFVELSEHRYLLIKPLVWGAIYAIFDVLMFIVAFWALGVSVNPAVLIIGYGVAGLASLVAFTPGGAGVYEAIMIVFLSMTGVAPDVAIAGIVLTRVILLTGTIVFGYMFYQHALIKYGRPDDDDGAAV, encoded by the coding sequence ATGGTATCAAAAGGGATACGGCAACTTTTGGAGGCATTAAAGTCACCGCGGACGATCATGAGTATCGTGACGCTGGCGGTGCTGGTACTGATCATTTTTCTGTCGCGTGCGGAACTGATGCGGGCGTGGGAGCTGCTCGGCCGGGCAAATATCTGGCTATTGATGTTGCTGCTGCCGTTTCAAATTATCGTGTATTTCGCGGGCGGCGAGATGATTTTTGCCTATCTTCGCGACAAAAAACTGATCGGGCATATCTCACGGTTTGAGCAGACGCGGATTGCGCTGGAGCTGAATCTGGTTAATCACATTTTTCCGTCAGGCGGCGTCAGCGGTATTTCCTACACGACGTGGCGGATGCACAAGCTCGGCGTCAGCTCGGCGCGCTCGACCTTTGCTCAGGTGATCCGTTACGTGACGGGCTTTTTGTCGCTGATGGTGCTATTGATCGCGGCGGTATTGATCCTGTCAATTGACGGGCAGGTCAACCGCTACATCGTGACGTCAAGTTTCTTCCTTGTGCTGGTGGTGCTGGCACTGACCTTTGGGCTGATTTTTATGTTCTCGTCGCGAAAGCGCATGCACAACACGGCGGTGCGGGTGTCGCGGCTGATCAACGCGGTAGTGCGGTGGGCGACACTGGGCAAAATCAAGCGGCTGCTGGTTTCGACGAAAATCGAAGCGTTTTTTGCTGAGATGCATGATGATTTCGTGGAGCTGTCAGAGCATCGGTATTTGCTCATCAAGCCGCTGGTCTGGGGCGCGATTTATGCCATTTTCGATGTGCTGATGTTCATCGTAGCCTTTTGGGCGCTGGGTGTATCGGTTAATCCAGCGGTGCTGATCATCGGCTACGGCGTGGCGGGGCTGGCTAGCTTGGTGGCCTTTACACCGGGTGGTGCGGGCGTGTACGAAGCGATTATGATTGTTTTCTTGAGCATGACCGGTGTGGCGCCGGACGTCGCTATCGCTGGGATTGTACTGACGCGGGTGATTTTACTAACAGGGACAATTGTCTTTGGGTATATGTTCTACCAGCACGCGCTGATCAAATATGGGCGGCCAGATGACGACGATGGCGCCGCGGTTTAG
- the xseA gene encoding exodeoxyribonuclease VII large subunit, with amino-acid sequence MGGQMTTMAPRFSVSDFVAVVNQVLETAVPVVEIEGEVAEFTVRQQKFVFFTLRDHESAVNCFMMAWQLRTPIEEGMCVVVRASAKLTAKGKFSLTVQEVKPLGAGHLKRSAELLKAKLAAEGLFDTERKRSLPPYPARVAVISSTQAAGYADFMKIAGERWGGVRFIVANVKVQGDGAADQAVRAIAHCNQLAEPPEVIVLIRGGGSAEDLASFNDECLVRAVAGSRVPVLTGIGHEVDESLCDLAADRRAATPSNAAQLLFPDKHEVGRQLALRLGSVAEVIQRQITEQRLHVTMLQQVALEQWSHRVDIAKNMVLSQQRMIAEYDPEMVLRRGYAMISGDRQIGSIVKITTKDMIMKARIESSEKR; translated from the coding sequence ATGGGCGGCCAGATGACGACGATGGCGCCGCGGTTTAGCGTTAGTGACTTTGTAGCGGTCGTCAATCAGGTGCTGGAGACCGCTGTCCCGGTTGTTGAGATTGAGGGCGAGGTTGCTGAGTTCACGGTGCGTCAGCAAAAATTTGTCTTTTTTACGCTTAGGGACCATGAGAGTGCGGTCAATTGTTTCATGATGGCGTGGCAGCTCAGGACACCGATTGAGGAAGGGATGTGCGTGGTGGTGCGAGCCTCGGCCAAGCTAACTGCCAAGGGTAAGTTTAGCCTGACAGTACAGGAGGTCAAGCCGCTGGGTGCGGGGCACCTCAAGCGCAGCGCCGAGTTACTCAAGGCGAAACTGGCGGCCGAAGGGCTGTTTGATACGGAACGGAAGCGCTCCTTGCCGCCATATCCTGCTCGCGTGGCGGTCATTTCCAGCACCCAGGCGGCGGGCTATGCGGATTTTATGAAAATTGCTGGTGAGCGCTGGGGCGGGGTGCGGTTTATCGTGGCTAATGTTAAGGTTCAGGGTGATGGCGCGGCTGATCAGGCGGTGCGGGCGATTGCCCACTGCAACCAGCTGGCGGAGCCGCCGGAGGTGATCGTGCTGATTCGCGGCGGCGGTAGCGCCGAGGACCTGGCGAGCTTTAATGACGAATGTCTGGTGCGAGCGGTGGCTGGCAGCCGCGTGCCGGTGCTGACTGGTATCGGGCACGAGGTTGACGAAAGTTTGTGCGATTTGGCGGCTGATCGACGGGCGGCCACGCCGAGCAATGCCGCGCAGCTGCTATTTCCGGATAAACACGAGGTGGGGCGGCAGTTAGCGTTGCGGCTGGGCAGCGTGGCGGAGGTAATTCAGCGGCAGATTACGGAGCAACGCCTTCACGTAACAATGTTGCAACAAGTGGCGCTCGAACAGTGGTCGCACCGCGTTGACATTGCTAAAAATATGGTATTGTCGCAACAACGGATGATTGCTGAATACGATCCGGAGATGGTACTGCGGCGCGGGTATGCGATGATCAGCGGCGATCGTCAAATTGGTAGTATTGTGAAGATTACAACAAAAGATATGATTATGAAAGCGAGGATTGAGAGTAGTGAAAAACGATAA
- a CDS encoding exodeoxyribonuclease VII small subunit yields MKNDKTNEKTIEQMMAELNERIAWFQGDDFNLDEAKQRFTEAQQLAKEIAAALDDMQHDITVLSEDFSA; encoded by the coding sequence GTGAAAAACGATAAAACGAATGAGAAAACGATTGAGCAGATGATGGCGGAGCTGAACGAGAGAATTGCGTGGTTTCAGGGCGATGACTTTAATCTGGACGAGGCTAAGCAGCGGTTTACTGAAGCGCAGCAGCTGGCGAAGGAGATTGCGGCGGCGCTGGACGATATGCAGCACGACATTACAGTGCTTAGCGAGGATTTTAGCGCGTGA
- a CDS encoding HAMP domain-containing histidine kinase, translating to MAQPQWSDKEFAAMPSIAVAAHELKAPLALIRQMSLLIEDGQLSPAEAQLMQRRLTLTAERSLALVQDLAHTVNVQPTLFPLEPVNPLALLAQLAHQSRDMLRLYDRRVTWPRAGKKRLVVANPLLLGRIMMNFLDNAMRYSEAGAAIRVTMRQAGTMVRLGVRDFGPMMSLAEYRQLVDEMTTHKSVRTRPDSSGLGVYIAATFARAMGGQIGLIRHRDGLTFYVDVPLSEQMSLL from the coding sequence ATGGCGCAGCCACAGTGGAGTGATAAGGAGTTTGCCGCGATGCCCAGCATAGCGGTGGCAGCGCATGAGCTGAAGGCGCCGCTGGCGTTGATTCGGCAGATGAGTTTATTGATCGAGGATGGCCAGCTCAGTCCAGCCGAGGCGCAGCTGATGCAGCGGCGGTTGACGTTGACGGCGGAGCGCTCGCTGGCTTTAGTACAGGACTTGGCGCATACCGTGAATGTGCAGCCAACGCTGTTTCCACTGGAGCCGGTTAATCCACTGGCGCTGCTAGCCCAATTGGCGCACCAGTCGCGCGATATGCTGCGGCTGTATGACCGACGGGTGACGTGGCCACGGGCGGGCAAAAAGCGACTGGTGGTGGCTAATCCATTGCTGCTTGGGCGGATTATGATGAATTTTCTCGATAATGCGATGCGCTATAGCGAGGCTGGGGCAGCAATTCGCGTGACCATGCGTCAAGCGGGGACGATGGTGCGGCTGGGTGTACGGGATTTTGGGCCGATGATGAGCCTGGCTGAGTATCGGCAGCTGGTGGATGAGATGACCACGCACAAATCAGTCAGAACTCGGCCGGATAGCAGTGGTCTCGGAGTGTATATCGCTGCAACGTTCGCGCGGGCGATGGGCGGGCAGATCGGGCTGATACGCCACCGAGACGGGCTGACGTTTTATGTTGATGTGCCGCTCAGCGAGCAGATGAGCTTATTATGA
- a CDS encoding response regulator: MKKLLIIEDDPQWAAVLERYALEAGYTARTVVAAGQAIAMLDEWRPDGLILDMLLAGETGMALLNELQSHEDLSRLPVVVCSNVVLDPDQLRPFGVRAVLDKARMTPDDVRAALSVLGEETE, from the coding sequence ATGAAAAAACTCCTGATCATCGAGGATGATCCGCAGTGGGCGGCAGTGCTGGAGCGGTATGCGCTGGAGGCGGGGTATACGGCCCGGACAGTGGTGGCGGCTGGACAGGCGATAGCGATGCTTGATGAGTGGCGGCCGGATGGCTTGATTCTCGATATGCTGCTGGCGGGTGAGACGGGGATGGCGCTGCTGAATGAACTGCAAAGCCACGAGGATCTGTCACGGTTGCCAGTGGTGGTGTGTAGTAATGTAGTGCTTGACCCTGATCAGCTGCGGCCATTTGGCGTGCGGGCGGTGCTCGATAAGGCGCGAATGACGCCCGACGACGTGCGAGCCGCGCTCAGCGTGCTAGGCGAGGAGACTGAATGA
- the recO gene encoding DNA repair protein RecO, producing MKDGERLKAIVLRRTDYAEADRVLQLLTPQGRRAVIAKGVRRERSKLAGGIELLALCDVVIRSGRGELGLLTSARLSAFYRHILEDYERMQFAYQALKLVAQATETVDGPEWFAVLSQVLAWLDRPAVDRLLVETWFYMQYAGLLGDELNLRTDVAGRMLTSNKSYMYDPSEKALRPSEQGDLTADHIKLLRLIQAKPLENLTHIGGLGPVIASCWLVARQHAAV from the coding sequence ATGAAAGACGGTGAGCGGCTCAAGGCGATCGTGCTACGGCGGACGGATTATGCGGAGGCTGATCGGGTGTTGCAGTTACTAACGCCCCAGGGGCGGCGGGCGGTGATCGCCAAGGGGGTGCGTCGCGAGCGGAGTAAGCTGGCCGGTGGCATTGAACTATTGGCGCTGTGCGATGTGGTGATTCGTTCGGGCCGCGGCGAGCTGGGACTGCTGACCAGCGCCAGGCTCAGCGCGTTTTATCGGCATATCCTCGAGGATTATGAGCGGATGCAGTTCGCTTACCAAGCGCTCAAGCTGGTGGCGCAGGCGACCGAGACCGTTGATGGGCCGGAGTGGTTCGCGGTGCTTAGCCAGGTGTTGGCGTGGCTTGATCGGCCGGCGGTTGATCGGCTGCTGGTCGAGACGTGGTTTTATATGCAGTACGCCGGGCTGCTGGGCGACGAGCTGAATCTACGCACTGACGTGGCCGGGCGGATGCTGACGAGCAATAAATCATACATGTACGATCCAAGCGAAAAAGCCCTAAGGCCAAGCGAGCAGGGTGACCTGACGGCCGATCATATCAAGTTGCTGCGCCTCATCCAGGCCAAGCCGCTAGAAAATCTCACCCACATCGGCGGCCTCGGCCCGGTCATCGCTAGTTGCTGGCTGGTAGCTAGGCAGCATGCCGCGGTGTAA
- a CDS encoding glycine--tRNA ligase produces MGKGCVMSQAKMEDIISLCKRRGFIYQGSDVYGGLSGTWDYGPLGVQLKRNIMNLWWRRFVDERDDMYGVDAAILMNQKVWQASGHVDTFSDPLVECNHCKARFREDHLLKDQKEKLDEYEALTDKIQWYREHATAPNFYDEIKEKEPDLFKKILDMELGPSEIDLEEASDFGLKEWSHVLRVIKCPNCGTRGNFSEPRQFNMMFKTFVGASGQNELAIDELTGGVDGKRSPNGMKAITYDPQSISYLRPETAQGIFTNFKNVVDSFYPNLPFGIAQQGKAFRNEIAPRDFVFRSREFEQMEIEYFVDPEHWQEAFDELLAATHAFLAELGLKPEHIHELDVPAEDRAHYSKKTIDIEYDYPIGREELMGIAYRTDFDLMNIQRASGKSMEYTVKGTNTKFVPHVIEPSFGVERALMAVLSGAYREDEQNGEKRVYLALPEHLAPVKFAVSPLLKNKPELVEKAREVYAQLAKANPGRVMWDDNGNIGKRYRRQDEIGTPHCVVIDFQTLEDGTVTVRERDTTEQRRVKVEEL; encoded by the coding sequence ATGGGGAAAGGTTGTGTGATGAGTCAAGCAAAAATGGAAGATATTATCAGCCTGTGTAAGCGACGCGGCTTTATTTATCAGGGGTCGGATGTATATGGCGGCCTGAGCGGTACGTGGGATTACGGTCCGCTGGGTGTGCAACTGAAGCGTAATATCATGAATTTGTGGTGGCGCCGGTTTGTTGACGAGCGCGACGACATGTATGGCGTTGATGCGGCGATTTTGATGAATCAGAAGGTCTGGCAGGCCAGTGGGCATGTAGATACGTTTTCTGATCCATTAGTAGAGTGTAACCACTGCAAGGCGCGCTTTCGTGAAGATCACTTGCTCAAAGACCAGAAGGAAAAACTGGACGAGTACGAGGCTCTCACCGACAAGATCCAATGGTATCGCGAGCATGCCACGGCGCCGAATTTCTATGACGAGATCAAAGAAAAAGAGCCCGATTTGTTCAAGAAAATACTGGACATGGAGCTTGGTCCAAGTGAGATTGACCTCGAGGAGGCCAGTGATTTTGGGCTGAAAGAGTGGTCGCATGTACTCAGAGTGATTAAATGTCCTAACTGTGGTACGCGAGGTAATTTTAGTGAGCCGCGACAGTTTAACATGATGTTCAAGACATTTGTCGGTGCTAGCGGGCAAAATGAGCTGGCAATTGATGAGTTGACGGGGGGCGTCGATGGTAAGCGTAGTCCTAATGGCATGAAAGCGATTACCTACGATCCACAGTCGATTTCCTATCTCCGCCCCGAAACCGCCCAAGGTATCTTCACCAATTTCAAAAACGTCGTCGATAGTTTCTATCCGAACTTGCCGTTTGGCATCGCTCAGCAGGGTAAGGCCTTTCGTAATGAGATTGCGCCGCGCGACTTCGTCTTCCGCTCTCGGGAGTTTGAGCAGATGGAGATTGAGTATTTCGTCGATCCTGAGCATTGGCAGGAAGCATTTGATGAGCTGCTGGCGGCGACACATGCGTTTTTGGCAGAATTGGGCTTGAAACCAGAGCACATTCACGAGCTGGACGTGCCGGCGGAGGATCGGGCACACTATAGCAAAAAGACGATTGATATCGAATATGACTATCCGATCGGCCGCGAGGAGCTGATGGGCATCGCGTATCGGACCGATTTTGACCTGATGAACATCCAGCGCGCCAGTGGCAAGAGTATGGAGTACACCGTCAAGGGAACGAACACAAAATTTGTTCCGCACGTCATCGAGCCGAGCTTTGGTGTGGAGCGGGCGCTGATGGCGGTACTGTCGGGCGCGTACCGTGAGGACGAGCAAAACGGTGAAAAGCGGGTGTATTTGGCCTTGCCAGAGCATTTGGCGCCGGTCAAATTTGCCGTTTCACCGCTACTCAAAAACAAGCCAGAATTGGTGGAAAAAGCCCGTGAAGTCTACGCCCAGCTCGCCAAAGCCAACCCAGGCCGGGTGATGTGGGACGACAACGGCAACATCGGCAAACGCTACCGCCGCCAAGACGAAATCGGCACGCCGCACTGCGTGGTCATCGACTTCCAGACGCTGGAGGACGGCACCGTC